One genomic window of Sulfurovum lithotrophicum includes the following:
- the rfbB gene encoding dTDP-glucose 4,6-dehydratase, whose amino-acid sequence MKSILLTGTAGFIGSNFAPYFLEKYPEYNLINLDLLTYAGDLANLKECEENPRYKFIKGDICNRELVEFIFKEYDIRGIIHFAAESHVDNSIKNPGVFVETNVNGTFTLLDVAQKHWMEKPFSYKKGYKGCRFHHISTDEVYGTLNETDLFTEKTPYAPNSPYSASKASSDMIVRSYQETYGLNTVITNCSNNYGPKQHDEKLIPTIIRKALAGESIPIYGDGKNIRDWLYVLDHCKGIDLVYHAGKEGNVYNIGGRNERTNLQIADTICRILDEKIPVKKSYKELVTFVEDRAGHDRRYAIDATKIENELGWKADENFDTGIIKTVDWYLKKYNVQ is encoded by the coding sequence ATGAAAAGTATTTTGTTAACTGGAACAGCAGGCTTCATCGGTTCGAATTTCGCACCGTATTTTTTGGAAAAATATCCGGAGTACAATTTGATCAATCTCGATTTGTTGACCTATGCCGGAGATCTCGCGAACCTGAAGGAATGTGAAGAAAACCCGAGATACAAATTTATCAAAGGGGATATCTGCAACCGTGAGCTGGTCGAGTTTATTTTCAAAGAGTATGACATTCGCGGGATAATACACTTTGCGGCGGAATCCCATGTGGATAATTCCATTAAGAACCCGGGAGTATTTGTAGAGACCAACGTGAACGGTACTTTTACTCTGCTGGATGTGGCGCAAAAACACTGGATGGAAAAACCTTTTAGCTACAAAAAGGGGTACAAAGGGTGCAGGTTTCACCATATCTCCACCGATGAGGTATACGGTACCCTGAATGAGACGGATCTTTTCACCGAAAAGACGCCGTATGCCCCAAATTCCCCTTATTCCGCCTCAAAAGCTTCAAGCGATATGATCGTACGTTCCTATCAGGAGACCTATGGCCTGAATACGGTGATCACGAATTGTTCGAATAATTATGGCCCGAAGCAGCATGATGAGAAGTTGATACCGACGATCATCAGAAAGGCGTTGGCAGGAGAGAGTATTCCTATTTACGGAGATGGAAAAAATATACGGGATTGGCTTTATGTCCTGGATCATTGCAAGGGGATCGATCTGGTCTATCATGCAGGGAAAGAGGGAAATGTCTATAATATTGGAGGACGTAACGAGCGTACCAACCTGCAGATCGCAGATACGATCTGCAGGATACTGGATGAGAAAATACCTGTAAAAAAGAGTTATAAAGAGCTGGTCACTTTTGTGGAAGACAGGGCAGGACATGATAGACGCTATGCTATCGATGCGACCAAAATTGAAAATGAGCTGGGTTGGAAAGCGGACGAGAACTTTGATACGGGGATCATCAAGACTGTTGACTGGTACTTGAAAAAGTACAACGTCCAATAA